A genomic stretch from Thermomonospora umbrina includes:
- a CDS encoding RNA polymerase sigma factor, translated as MRQDFLDFFDAEYALVVRFMMRMGADLADAEDAMQHVAEQGWRMVVSGRWDQIAHPRAWARRVARNHHLAQCRKRDGTGLRPDVDTPEPGPGHAELIGQARDLVALLQRLNVDCRAVIAFTLDAIPDHDIAAALETTPQQVRDLRKKARRQLARHLATATHSEGGNRQ; from the coding sequence ATGCGGCAGGACTTCCTGGACTTCTTCGACGCCGAGTACGCCTTGGTGGTCCGGTTCATGATGCGCATGGGCGCGGACCTGGCCGACGCCGAGGACGCGATGCAGCACGTGGCCGAGCAGGGCTGGCGCATGGTCGTCAGTGGGCGGTGGGACCAGATCGCCCACCCGCGGGCATGGGCCCGCCGGGTGGCCCGCAACCATCACCTCGCGCAGTGCCGCAAACGCGACGGCACCGGCCTTCGACCCGATGTCGACACGCCTGAGCCCGGTCCCGGGCATGCCGAGCTGATCGGCCAGGCCCGCGACCTGGTCGCGCTCCTGCAACGCCTTAACGTCGACTGCCGCGCGGTCATCGCCTTCACCCTGGACGCCATCCCCGACCACGACATCGCCGCCGCCCTGGAGACGACGCCACAGCAGGTCAGGGACCTGCGCAAGAAGGCGCGCAGGCAACTCGCACGACACCTGGCCACAGCGACGCACAGCGAAGGAGGGAACCGACAGTGA
- a CDS encoding DDE-type integrase/transposase/recombinase has protein sequence MRHLPSAFHLDHGSDFTSDHLAQVMADPKVRPIYSRKGEPRSHGTIERLRETFNQMCLTQLPG, from the coding sequence GTGCGGCATCTCCCCTCGGCCTTCCATCTCGACCACGGCTCGGACTTCACCTCCGATCATCTGGCCCAGGTGATGGCCGACCCGAAGGTCCGGCCCATCTACTCCAGAAAGGGCGAGCCCCGCAGCCACGGCACGATCGAACGGCTGAGGGAAACCTTCAACCAGATGTGCCTAACCCAACTGCCCGGATAG
- a CDS encoding leucine zipper domain-containing protein: MARYELLAPHLHDGVSLAQVAAAQADDGVTYRTMQRWLADCRREGLDGLARRGRSDKGCADCPRS; encoded by the coding sequence ATGGCCCGCTATGAGTTGCTGGCGCCGCATCTGCACGACGGCGTATCGCTGGCGCAGGTGGCCGCCGCGCAGGCCGACGACGGCGTCACCTACCGGACGATGCAGCGCTGGCTGGCGGACTGTAGGAGGGAGGGCCTGGACGGCCTGGCCCGCCGCGGCCGCAGCGACAAGGGCTGCGCCGATTGCCCGAGGAGTTGA
- a CDS encoding ATP phosphoribosyltransferase regulatory subunit, whose translation MASQQFEPPSGTRDFLAGDLRQRERVFAAAREVFERYGFEPLQTPAFERLETLTGKYGDEGDKLIFKILRRGEREATGEADLALRYDLTVPLARVVANHGSRLPTPYKRYAIGPVWRADRPGRGRFREFTLLAGSDGNQSPHVDSGFWPYREIPGP comes from the coding sequence ATGGCGTCCCAGCAGTTCGAGCCGCCCTCGGGAACCCGCGACTTCCTCGCCGGGGACCTACGGCAACGGGAACGGGTGTTCGCGGCGGCCCGCGAGGTGTTCGAGCGCTACGGGTTCGAGCCGTTGCAGACTCCGGCATTCGAACGGTTGGAGACGTTGACCGGGAAATACGGGGATGAAGGCGACAAGCTCATCTTCAAGATCCTGCGTCGTGGCGAGCGCGAGGCCACCGGAGAGGCCGACCTGGCGCTCCGTTACGACCTGACCGTGCCGTTGGCGCGCGTGGTCGCCAACCACGGCAGCCGGCTCCCGACGCCGTACAAGCGGTATGCCATCGGGCCGGTGTGGAGGGCCGACCGACCGGGCCGCGGGCGGTTCCGCGAGTTCACGTTACTGGCGGGCTCCGACGGAAACCAGAGTCCGCATGTGGACAGCGGATTCTGGCCGTACCGAGAAATACCGGGACCGTAA
- a CDS encoding NAD(P)/FAD-dependent oxidoreductase, with amino-acid sequence MTHVLIIGAGIIGAALAERLAATDHVTVVDEGPPGDGTTGTSLAWINANKTPDPDYFRFRVQAMRAWAETAARMGHPPWYVPTGDLAWARTPTARSELSTRVRHLKERGYAADLLTADEARAIEPHLAIPADALVAHFPDERHVHGARAARDFIARARRAKAHMVTGRVESLDIHAGRVRGARLADGAISADITVCAAGWRTPELLATADAVAPIQDPHRPGAPAVCLVATTTPAPGALRGLVHGTDLYARPTADGGLLLEAGDIDAAVDLDTPRSVLDSWADDLMARARAILPSALDHSRVAAVRRCIRPLPDDGLPVVGWVLPGLYTAVTHSGITLAPHLAALIAEELTSPTPAAPLEPYRPHRPGSPT; translated from the coding sequence ATGACGCACGTGCTGATCATCGGAGCCGGCATCATCGGCGCGGCCCTGGCCGAGCGGCTCGCGGCCACCGATCACGTCACCGTCGTCGACGAGGGCCCGCCCGGCGACGGAACGACCGGCACCAGCCTGGCATGGATCAACGCCAACAAGACGCCCGATCCCGACTATTTCAGGTTCCGTGTCCAGGCCATGCGGGCGTGGGCCGAAACGGCGGCCCGGATGGGGCATCCCCCGTGGTACGTCCCGACAGGCGATCTCGCCTGGGCGCGGACCCCCACGGCACGCTCGGAACTGTCCACGCGGGTCCGGCACCTCAAAGAACGCGGCTACGCCGCCGACCTCCTGACCGCCGACGAGGCCCGCGCCATCGAGCCGCACCTCGCGATTCCCGCCGACGCGCTCGTCGCCCACTTTCCCGACGAGCGCCACGTCCACGGAGCCCGGGCGGCGCGGGACTTCATCGCACGCGCCCGCCGCGCCAAAGCCCATATGGTCACCGGGCGCGTCGAGTCCCTCGACATCCATGCCGGACGCGTTCGCGGAGCCCGACTCGCCGACGGAGCCATCTCCGCCGACATCACGGTCTGCGCGGCCGGTTGGCGAACGCCCGAACTGCTGGCCACCGCCGATGCCGTCGCGCCGATCCAAGACCCCCACCGCCCGGGGGCGCCCGCCGTCTGCCTCGTCGCGACCACCACCCCGGCCCCCGGCGCGCTCCGAGGGCTCGTCCACGGCACCGACCTGTACGCCCGCCCCACGGCGGACGGGGGTCTGCTCCTGGAGGCCGGCGACATCGACGCGGCCGTGGACCTCGACACCCCCCGGTCGGTGTTGGACTCCTGGGCCGATGACCTGATGGCACGGGCCCGCGCCATCCTGCCGTCCGCCCTCGACCACTCCCGCGTCGCCGCGGTCCGACGCTGCATCCGCCCTCTGCCCGACGACGGACTGCCCGTGGTCGGCTGGGTCCTGCCCGGCCTCTACACGGCGGTCACCCACAGCGGGATCACCCTGGCCCCCCACCTCGCCGCGCTCATCGCCGAAGAACTCACCTCGCCGACACCCGCCGCGCCGCTGGAGCCGTATCGCCCGCACCGCCCCGGCTCCCCCACATGA